One window of the Plasmodium vivax chromosome 2, whole genome shotgun sequence genome contains the following:
- a CDS encoding hypothetical protein, conserved (encoded by transcript PVX_081305A) encodes MNRPPGKMEDSSPQIPKKEKKIKKGQRPMVVSNRKPFNIFEKKKTAKPIVRDPRFSNLSGTLNPSFFKKAYKFLFDKREEEKEIIEQKLKGKKLTQEERQELKNKLSTYRDTERKLQRKEEERKLKQELVTEEKKNILHKKKQPFYYSQRKIRKMVNEQMASKGGIKKAVKKEKRVVQRERKRNLIPERRHVADGV; translated from the exons ATGAACCGCCCCCCTGGAAAAATGGAGGATTCCAGTCCGCAGAtccccaaaaaggaaaagaaaataaaaaagggccaAAGGCCCATGGTCGTCAGCAACAGGAAGCCATTCAACATTtttgagaagaagaaaacggcCAAGCCGATCGTCCGCGACCCCCGATTTTCGAACCTCTCAG gcaCGCTCAACCCgagcttcttcaaaaaggcaTACAAATTCCTGTTTGACAAgagagaggaggaaaaggaaatcatCGAGCAAAAgctcaaggggaagaaactgACGCAGGAGGAGAGGCAAGAGCTGAAGAACAAGCTAAGTACCTATAGGGACACTGAGCGGAAGCTGCAAAGGAAAGAGGAGGAGCGAAAACTGAAACAGGAGCTTGTCacggaggagaaaaaaaatatactgcATAAGAAGAAGCAGCCATTTTACTACAGCCAGCGAAAAATTAGAAAGATGGTGAATGAGCAGATGGCCAGCAAGGGGGGCATTAAGAAGGctgtgaagaaggagaagagggtTGTGCAGAGGGAGCGCAAGAGGAACCTTATCCCGGAGAGGCGCCACGTCGCCGACGGCGTGTAA
- a CDS encoding phenylalanyl-tRNA synthetase beta chain, putative (encoded by transcript PVX_081300A), translating to MQAKAQEEQKGEELSQFLQALEEEFALCQEGGGDKREADGPSLENAEAEELANRRAYYLQLKEERNVLVEESKHVTSLHMSSKHNIEHAKVLGMAKKLETLYYVVNHVRSFNTYQLTEEGKEYLRDGSPEHVTLRYVMEQEGCTLEDLKKLFGKKGEIGLNINLKKKKIELRKSDKRLFPHVEGSAHSLVDETRCYLQKVEAHGNDEGALVSHLKGILPPEKGEKKEEDEANNLIKELKKRKLIEAKKISYIYIIRTNLFTKEIKKQITDLTYLLIKNEEYKKYQVKKYNFFSSGKKMNKGNIHLLIRQMRTFKDVFVSLGFEEMNTHNYVESSFWCFDALYIPQQHPSRDLQDTFFIKVPEMCQEEFTDQSYIENVKRVHSVGDYGSFGWNYQWELKSTKKNVLRTHTTANSCRALFQLAKEYQKTGSIIPKKFFSIDRVFRNENLDSTHLAEFHQVEGLIIDRNLGLSHLIGTLSAFYKYIGISKLRFKPTFNPYTEPSMEVYGYHEENKKWLEVGNSGIFRPEMLRAMGFPPEVSVIAWGLSLERPTMIKYSIRNIRDLFGYRSVI from the coding sequence ATGCAGGCGAAGGCgcaggaggagcagaaggGCGAGGAGCTGAGCCAGTTCCTGCAGGCGCTGGAGGAGGAGTTCGCGCTGTgccaggagggggggggagataaGAGGGAAGCGGACGGGCCCTCGCTGGAAAATGCCGAAGCGGAGGAGTTGGCGAACCGCCGGGCGTACTACCTCcagctgaaggaggaaagaaaCGTCCTCGTGGAGGAATCGAAGCACGTCACGTCGCTACACATGAGCAGCAAGCATAACATTGAGCATGCTAAAGTCCTCGGGATGGCAAAAAAGCTGGAGACCCTATATTACGTAGTGAACCATGTAAGAAGCTTCAACACATATCAGTTGACGGAAGAAGGAAAGGAGTACCTGCGCGACGGGTCCCCCGAACATGTGACGTTAAGGTATGTGATGGAGCAGGAGGGATGCACCCTGGAGGATCTGAAGAAGCTGTTtgggaaaaagggagaaattgGGTTGAAcataaatttgaagaaaaaaaaaatagagctGCGAAAAAGCGACAAAAGGTTGTTCCCCCATGTGGAAGGAAGTGCCCACAGTCTGGTGGATGAGACGAGATGCTACCTCCAAAAGGTGGAGGCGCACGGAAATGATGAAGGCGCGCTTGTCTCCCACTTGAAGGGCATCCTGCCCCccgagaagggggaaaaaaaagaagaagatgaggCAAACAACCTCATCAAAGAGCTAAAGAAGAGAAAACTAAtagaggcgaaaaaaatcTCCTACATCTACATCATTCGAACTAACCTCTTcacaaaagaaattaaaaaacagaTAACTGACCTGACGTACCtactcataaaaaatgaagaatataaaaagtacCAAGTGAAgaaatataactttttttcgagtggaaaaaaaatgaacaaaggGAACATTCACCTGCTGATTAGACAAATGAGGACGTTCAAGGATGTCTTTGTTTCCCTTGGATTTGAAGAAATGAATACCCATAATTATGTGGAATCCTCCTTCTGGTGCTTCGACGCTCTGTATATCCCTCAGCAACATCCCAGTAGGGACCTCCAagatactttttttattaaagtgCCTGAGATGTGCCAGGAGGAGTTCACCGATCAGAGCTACATCGAAAACGTTAAGAGGGTTCACTCCGTTGGGGACTACGGAAGCTTCGGTTGGAATTACCAGTGGGAATTGaaaagcacaaaaaagaatgtCCTCAGAACCCATACCACAGCCAACTCCTGTAGAGCCCTAttccagctagccaaagagTATCAAAAAACGGGTTCTATAATCCCAAAAAAGTTTTTCAGCATAGATAGGGTGTTCAGAAATGAGAATCTGGACAGCACCCATTTGGCTGAATTTCACCAAGTGGAGGGACTCATCATCGATAGGAATTTGGGACTGTCTCATTTGATTGGGACCTTGTCTGCCTTTTACAAATACATTGGGATTTCCAAGCTGCGTTTCAAGCCGACTTTCAACCCGTATACGGAGCCCTCCATGGAGGTCTACGGTTACCATGAGGAGAACAAGAAGTGGCTGGAGGTCGGCAACAGCGGCATTTTCCGCCCCGAGATGCTCCGCGCCatgggcttcccccccgaggTCTCCGTCATCGCCTGGGGCCTCAGCCTCGAGCGGCCCACCATGATCAAGTACAGCATCCGCAACATCCGGGACCTCTTCGGCTACCGCAGTGTGAtctga